DNA from Devosia yakushimensis:
CATACGAAAGGTGATTTATGTTGTCATGTATTATTTGGTGGGAGGCTCAGGGATAGGGGCTCTCATCCCGCTCCGGAATGACATCGTGGGCTCAGAAATTTGCAGCATCTCCACACACCACAATCGCTTCCCTCGGGCTTGACCCGAGGGCCACTCGCCACTTGTGCCGGGTTGAGAAAGGCCCTCGGGTCAAGCCCGAGGGAGGCGGCGGGGGGGGGATGGAGGCGAGATGTTCCCGCAAATCACGGTGTCATTCCGGCCCCCGGGACGCTCCGCGCCCGAGGACAGGCTCCGGCCGGAATCCAAGCTATGCCCTATCCCCGCGCTGGACAGTGCTGATGGCCTTCAGCATGGATCCCGGCCTGCGCCGGGATGACATCGTACGTTGAGAGAGGGGAGACCCCTACCCTACCAGCGGCACGACATTGCCGCCGCTGGCCTTGGAGCCGAGCAGCTTCTTGATGTTGCGGGCGGCCTGGCGGATGCGCTGTTCGTTTTCGACGAAGGCCAGGCGGATATATTGGTCGCCATATTCGCCGAAACCCACGCCGGGGGCGACGCCCACGCCGGTTTCCTTGATCAGCAGCTTGGCGAATTCGAGCGAGCCCAGATGGGCGAATTGCGCCGGGATGGGCGCCCAGGCGAACATGGTGGCCTTGGGCACCGGAATGTCCCAGCCGGAGCGGCCGAAGCTTTCGACCAGCACGTCGCGGCGGTATTTGTAGATCTTGCGAACCTCTTCGATCACGTCGTCCGAGCCGTTGAGCGCGGCGGTCGCGGCCACCTGGATGGGGGTGAAGGCGCCGTAATCGAGATAGGACTTCACGCGCGCCAAAGCCGCGATCAGCCGTTCATTGCCCACGGCAAAGCCCACGCGCCAGCCGGGCATGGAATAGGTCTTGGACATGGAGGTGAATTCGACCGAAATGTCGATGGCGCCGGGCACCTGCAAGACCGATGGCGGGGGCGCATCTTCGTCGAAATAGATCTCGGAATAGGCGAGATCGGACAGGATGAAGATGTCGTTGGCCTTACAATATTTGACGACCTCGGTGTAAAAATCGAGATCAGCCGTATAGGCGGTCGGGTTGGCCGGATAGTTGAGCACCAGCGCGATCGGCTTGGGGATCGAGTGCCGCACGGCGCGATCCAGCGAGCGGAGGAAATCCTCGTTCGGATCGGCCGGCATGGAGCGCACGACGCCGCCGGACATGATGAAGCCGAAGGAGTGGATGGGATAGGTCGGGTTGGGCACCAGCACCACATCGCCCGGGGCGGTGATGGCCGAGGCCATATTGGCAAAGCCTTCCTTGGAGCCCAGCGTCGCCACGATCTGCGTATCGGGATTGAGCTTCACGCCGAAGCGGCGGCCATAATAGCTGGCCTGGGCCTTGCGCAGGCCGGGAATGCCGCGCGAGGTGGAATAGCGGTGGGTGCGCGGATCCTTGACGGTTTCCTGCAGCTTTTCAACGATATGCTGGGGGGTGGGCATATCGGGATTGCCCATGCCCAGATCGATGATGTCGACGCCTTCGGCGCGCGCCTTGGCCTTGATCGGGTCGATATGGGCAAACACATAGGGCGGCAGGCGGCGGATGCGATGGAAATCTTCGCTCATATTGTCCTCGGCGGCCCGGCTGGGGCCTGTGGCTCGCGACGCGCACCGGGCGCCACGCCTCTCTTGAAGGCCGTGATTATCGCGGAATTATGGTTGTGAACGGGTTAAACAGCGCCGGGTGCGGCGCTTTTCGCAATATTCGGCTCTTCCCGGCCCCATCGGGCCACGCGGGAAGAGCTAGCGGGCGTTCGCGCCCGCCGCAGCGAGGGCGGCCGCCGACACGAAATTGCCGGCGAGCGAAGCTCCAACCAATGCAAATGTGTACAGGGACGGCATATCTCTTGCCCTTCAGAAGCGTTTTTTGTAATGAAACCAGCTATCGATAAGGCCGTTCATAAATCCTCGTCAGGGTATTGTAAATGGTCCGGAGGACGCCAACCTTCGAGACCAGAACGGCGTATGTGAGGTAATATCTTGAAGCGGATTGCCCTTGTCACGATCGGTACACAAGGCGACGTTCAACCCTATCTAGCCTTGGCCATAGCGCTCAAGGAGCGCGGCTATTCGGTCGTGTTGGGTGCCTCGGAAGAATTCCAGGACATGGTGGAAGGCTATGGCGTGGAGTTCCATACGCTGGGCCCCTCCATCCAGGCTTTCCTGCTGCAACAGCGATTCGAGAATGCGATGAGCCAGTCCATGCTCATCAATGGGCCGTCCTTGCTGCGGCAAGGCCAGCAGATCGTGGACACGGCGGCGCGCCATGCCTGGAACATGTGCCAGGGCGCCGACATGCTGATCCTCAACATGAATACCAGCTTTGGCATCGATATTGCCGAGGCGCTGCATATTCCGGCGGTCATGGTGGCCCTGCAACCGCTGAATTCGACCAGCGAATTCCCGCTCTGCATCTATTACGGCGCCGATTTCGGCCCGGCCTTCAACAAGCTGACCTATACGGCCATGACCGTGCAGCAGATTTACTACAATCTGCCGCGCAACAAGCTGCGCCGGGAGCTGATGGGGCTGGATTCGCGCAAGAAGGGTGGCTTCTTCCGCAATACGGACGGAACACCGCTCACCACGCTCTACCCCTATTCGCCGGTGATTTCGCCGCGCCCGCGCGATTGGCCGAAAAGCGCTATCGTCACCGGCTATTGGCAGCTCAAAGACCGCACCGACTGGCAGCCGTCCGAAGCGTTCCAGAAATTCCTCTCGGAAGGCGAAGCGCCGGTCTATATCGGCTTTGGCTCGATGCCCTTTGGCGCTGAGCGCAATACCAAGATTTTGAAGGAAGCCGTGGGCATGTGGGGCGGCCGCGCCGTCGTGGCGCGCGGCTGGGGCGGCATCAATCCGCAGGATCTGCCGGACAGCATTTTCGCCATCGAAAAGGCGCCGCACGACAAGCTGTTCAAATATGTCTCGGCGGTCGTCCATCATGGGGGCGCCGGCACGACATCGGCAGGCCTGCATCTGGGCCGGCCGACCTTCGTCGTGCCGCAGACGGTGGACCAGCCCTATTGGGGCCGCCGAGTCTATGAGCTGGGCTGCGGTCCCAAGCCGGTCCGCCTGCGCAAGCTGACCTCGGAAATCCTCGCTGGTGCACTGGCTGATCTCTCGACCAACGAAGACTATCGCCGCAACGCTGCTGATATCGCCGAAAAGCTGCATGCCGAGAACGGTACGGACAAGGCCATCAAGATCATCGAGCGGGTGATGGACAATTATGTCCTGCCGCACACGCCCAAGGTGAAGAAGGCCAGGAAGCCGGCGCTGAAGCTGGTTGGCTAGGCGTTGCGCTGCGCCAGCCGGAGGCTGTAGGCCACGCCTAGCACGACGGGCAAGACAATCGCCGTGATCGCCCCCAGGATGAGGATGAGGCCTTCGCCGGTCAGCAGCGTCAGGATCACCAGCAGGCCACCGGCGGCCATCATGGCAAGGCCGGTGAAGCGGTGCGTTGCCGCCCAATTGGCCGGATCGGCCAGCGTGCTCCGGAGCCGGATGCCGCCATATCGATTGGGCTGGGACTTTGGCAGGACATTGCCGAGCACGACCAGCAGTGCCGCGACGCTCCAGGCGGCCACGCGCGCCACGGCAAAATCGAACTGGAATACCAACACGGTCTGAAATGCCAGGAACATGGCGAGCATGACCGGCAGGATTGCCTCGACGACGTGCCGGCCACCGGCCAGCCGTTCCGAGCTGGCAAATTTTCCGATGACCCAAAAGAGCGCGAGCAGCGACACACCGAAGGCCGGCATCAGGAGCAGCGCATTGTCGCGCCCGGCGAAACGATCGGGCTGGCCATGGATATCGAAATGCACCGGCAGCATCGCATCGGCCGGGATGCTGACAAATCCCGCGATGGTGGTCACGGCGATCAGCGACAGGAGCAAATGATTGAGGGGCGTGAAGACGCGGAGGCCTGTCATTGGTCGTCATCCTTGAGCGAGAGGAGACCGGCCAGGGCCGCCTCCAGAATACTGGCATTGAGGTGGTAGATCAGGCTGGTGCCCCGCCGCTCGACGACCACCAGCTCGGCCTCCTTCAGCTTGGCCAGGTGAACCGAAAGCGTCGGCCGGCTGATCTCGAAGTGAAGCGCCAGATCACCAGCGCTCATCGGCCCTGCCTTGAGCAAGGCGAGCACCTTGCGGCGCACCGGGTGCGAAAGCGCTTCGAATACGGTGTTGATCCCCACAGGGTGTCCTTATTTCGTCTACAGACTAATTAGTATATCAACTAATTAGCGTCAAGACGAAATAGCAGATAACAAAAAGGGGAGGCTTTCGCCTCCCCCTCGTATTCCTCACGATATTCCCTGCCCTATTGGGCCGGTACGGCCGCTTCATCGAGCGCTTCGATGCTTTCGCCGCGATCATAGACCGCCTGGTCGAGCAGGCCCTCGCGCTTGGCGACGATGGTGGGCACCAGAGCCTGCCCCGCGACGTTGACCGCGGTGCGGCCCATGTCGAGGATCGGGTCGACTGCGAGCAGGAGGCCCACGCCTTCGAGCGGCAGGCCCAGGGTGGAGAGGGTCAGCGTCAGCATGACGGTGGCGCCGGTGAGGCCGGCGGTGGCGGCCGAGCCGATCACCGAGACGAAGACGATCAGCAGATAATGCTCGATGCCCAGCGGCACGCCGAAGAACTGGGCCACGAAGATAGCCGAGATCGCCGGATAGATCGCCGCGCAACCGTCCATCTTGGTGGTGGCGCCGAGCGGCACGGCGAAGGCGGCATATTCACGCGGTACGCCCAGGTTCTGCTCGGTGATGCGTTCGGTAACCGGCAGGGTGCCGATGGAGGAACGCGACACGAAGGCGAGCTGAATGGCCGGCCAGGCGCTCTGGAAATAGCGGATGGGGTTGAGGCC
Protein-coding regions in this window:
- a CDS encoding metalloregulator ArsR/SmtB family transcription factor, whose protein sequence is MGINTVFEALSHPVRRKVLALLKAGPMSAGDLALHFEISRPTLSVHLAKLKEAELVVVERRGTSLIYHLNASILEAALAGLLSLKDDDQ
- a CDS encoding LL-diaminopimelate aminotransferase — translated: MSEDFHRIRRLPPYVFAHIDPIKAKARAEGVDIIDLGMGNPDMPTPQHIVEKLQETVKDPRTHRYSTSRGIPGLRKAQASYYGRRFGVKLNPDTQIVATLGSKEGFANMASAITAPGDVVLVPNPTYPIHSFGFIMSGGVVRSMPADPNEDFLRSLDRAVRHSIPKPIALVLNYPANPTAYTADLDFYTEVVKYCKANDIFILSDLAYSEIYFDEDAPPPSVLQVPGAIDISVEFTSMSKTYSMPGWRVGFAVGNERLIAALARVKSYLDYGAFTPIQVAATAALNGSDDVIEEVRKIYKYRRDVLVESFGRSGWDIPVPKATMFAWAPIPAQFAHLGSLEFAKLLIKETGVGVAPGVGFGEYGDQYIRLAFVENEQRIRQAARNIKKLLGSKASGGNVVPLVG
- a CDS encoding SdpI family protein, giving the protein MTGLRVFTPLNHLLLSLIAVTTIAGFVSIPADAMLPVHFDIHGQPDRFAGRDNALLLMPAFGVSLLALFWVIGKFASSERLAGGRHVVEAILPVMLAMFLAFQTVLVFQFDFAVARVAAWSVAALLVVLGNVLPKSQPNRYGGIRLRSTLADPANWAATHRFTGLAMMAAGGLLVILTLLTGEGLILILGAITAIVLPVVLGVAYSLRLAQRNA
- a CDS encoding glycosyltransferase; this translates as MKRIALVTIGTQGDVQPYLALAIALKERGYSVVLGASEEFQDMVEGYGVEFHTLGPSIQAFLLQQRFENAMSQSMLINGPSLLRQGQQIVDTAARHAWNMCQGADMLILNMNTSFGIDIAEALHIPAVMVALQPLNSTSEFPLCIYYGADFGPAFNKLTYTAMTVQQIYYNLPRNKLRRELMGLDSRKKGGFFRNTDGTPLTTLYPYSPVISPRPRDWPKSAIVTGYWQLKDRTDWQPSEAFQKFLSEGEAPVYIGFGSMPFGAERNTKILKEAVGMWGGRAVVARGWGGINPQDLPDSIFAIEKAPHDKLFKYVSAVVHHGGAGTTSAGLHLGRPTFVVPQTVDQPYWGRRVYELGCGPKPVRLRKLTSEILAGALADLSTNEDYRRNAADIAEKLHAENGTDKAIKIIERVMDNYVLPHTPKVKKARKPALKLVG